The following proteins are encoded in a genomic region of Triticum dicoccoides isolate Atlit2015 ecotype Zavitan chromosome 1B, WEW_v2.0, whole genome shotgun sequence:
- the LOC119303485 gene encoding uncharacterized protein LOC119303485 — protein sequence MISLLQLQAELDVKYQMERESRASALNVQMGLVEGIIDISDSERNDEVNFEEWSDPEHAKLVETDRRLREQEEKDAEVVKMYQEMYGKNDGHQEVSGTDNDSLVEKHRKLREQEEKDTKVAMMYQTLYDQNATEAQITNVPANRILAQAAKPAGRERSPMEGGRRGRGCVGGASRAGNMNSMKWSWRRKGKKSETGSKGQRRVRFSNTVETICPSKS from the exons ATGATCAGCTTGCTGCAACTTCAAGCAGAACTGGATGTGAAAT ATCAGATGGAGAGAGAATCCCGTGCATCGGCATTGAATGTGCAGATGGGTTTGGTTGAAGGGATTATTGACATCTCTGACAGTGAACGCAACGATGAAGTTAATTTTGAAGAGTGGTCTGATCCTGAGCATGCTAAACTGGTTGAGACAGATAGAAGGTTGAGAGAGCAAGAGGAGAAAGATGCAGAGGTCGTGAAGATGTATCAGGAAATGtatggcaaaaatgatgggcaccaAGAAGTCTCAGGCACGGATAATGATTCACTTGTTGAGAAGCACCGTAAGTTAAGGGAGCAAGAGGAAAAAGACACCAAGGTTGCAATGATGTATCAAACACTGTATGATCAAAATG CTACTGAAGCTCAGATCACCAATGTGCCAGCAAACAGAATTCTTGCTCAGGCGGCAAAACCTGCAGGTCGGGAAAGAAGCCCCATGGAGGGTGGGCGTAGAG GACGGGGGTGCGTTGGTGGTGCCTCCAGGGCAGGGAACATGAATTCCATGAAGTGGTCTTGGAGGCGGAAAGGGAAGAAGTCGGAAACAGGATCCAAGGGGCAGAGGAGAGTGAGGTTCTCGAACACTGTGGAGACGATATGCCCATCGAAATCCTGA